A region from the Scylla paramamosain isolate STU-SP2022 unplaced genomic scaffold, ASM3559412v1 Contig2, whole genome shotgun sequence genome encodes:
- the LOC135095902 gene encoding basic proline-rich protein-like — MPAGKGEGAWSAFENGLQEYKEGQLKQEWWYNVTGKSSRSSSRRAAPPSPPPAPKPEGEAPKPKKPRHRRRKPKHPTEAPDAPKPDAPKPEAKPEAKPEAKPEAKPDDAKPDAKPDAPKPEAKKKGGKKEAPAPAKPDAKPDAKPEAKKGKPEAPKAEGAKPEAPKKPEAAKAEAKKPEPAKPEEKKPEATKPPAKKGKAEAAKGEDKKPEAAKKADAKKPEAKKPEAPKAEAPKADVKPESAKPAEKKPEPAKPEAPKAEAPKAEAPKAEAAKPAEVKPEAAKAEDKKPEPAKPEATKAEEKKPEEKQPEAPKAEAPKAEVKPEAAKAEAGKAAAPKGDVKADAKTEAAAPGSPQTEAKKGKAKKGKAEAPKTPEAAPPAPKTPEAALTPPASAPKTPEAAPAPPAPAQKTPEAAAAAAPALAPAPKTPEAPAPAPAPAPKTPEAAAPAAPAPPATAPKTPEAPAPTPAPKTPEAAAPPAPAPAPAPTPAPKTPEAAAPAPAPAPAPTPAPKTPEAAAPAPVPAPAPAAVPAPAPAAAAAKTPEAPKTPEAAPAPSAPAPKTPEAPKTATPAPAPATSQAVVVAPSQAVLPVTTKAPAGPAPAPAPAQAPIPAPAPVKAPIPAPAPVPAPAQAPIPAPAPAPVPVKDPIPAPAPAPAPAQAPVPAPAQAPITAPGPAPAAPVKAPAPAPAPAPTQAAPPPAPAPAQAAPAPAAPMPAAPAPTAPAPAPAAPAPAPHAAAPAPVPAPASAPPPQAPATVTPAAPAPTQAPLAPAPAVPAPAQAPAPAPVPTPAAAPAQPAPAVPAAVTPAAPAPAQAPAAPAPAAPRTPLTPPTSPKAAGVPPAPQPQAAHQAPTNFPQPSAMPAGGMASTPPLFPASFMSPLGPSFTPMTPQAPATAPVPEVPPFIGMQAPAAPQVPQGLPGGPAPGLFSSPGQAPAAAPAPGLGSPLGSIFGQAGGQAPQQLAPSPQAPKFTTPPPLGPMPAFMKQANGAPASQQQAPPQPPKAP; from the exons ATGCCGGCAGGGAAGGGCGAGGGGGCGTGGAGTGCCTTTGAGAATGGTCTGCAGGAGTACAAGGAGGGCCAGCTCAAGCAGGAGTGGTGGTACAATGTCACG GGCaaaagcagcagaagcagcagcaggagggcgGCGCCCCCAAGCCCGCCCCCCGCCCCGAAGCCCGAGGGAGAGGCGCCCAAGCCCAAGAAGCCccgccacaggaggaggaagcccaAGCACCCCACGGAGGCGCCTGACGCCCCCAAGCCTGACGCCCCCAAGCCTGAGGCCAAGCCTGAGGCCAAGCCTGAGGCCAAGCCTGAGGCCAAGCCTGACGACGCCAAGCCTGACGCCAAGCCTGACGCCCCCAAGCCTGAGGCGAAGAAGAAGGGCGGGAAGAAGGAAGCTCCCGCCCCTGCCAAGCCTGACGCTAAGCCTGATGCCAAGCCTGAAGCCAAGAAGGGCAAGCCTGAGGCCCCTAAGGCCGAGGGTGCCAAGCCTGAAGCCCCCAAGAAGCCTGAGGCGGCCAAGGCTGAAGCCAAGAAGCCTGAGCCTGCCAAGCCCGAGGAGAAGAAGCCTGAGGCAACCAAGCCGCCAGCCAAGAAGGGCAAGGCTGAAGCCGCCAAGGGCGAGGACAAGAAGCCTGAGGCTGCCAAGAAGGCTGACGCTAAGAAGCCTGAGGCGAAGAAGCCTGAAGCCCCCAAGGCCGAGGCCCCCAAGGCTGACGTGAAGCCCGAGTCTGCCAAGCCTGCAGAGAAGAAGCCTGAGCCTGCCAAGCCTGAAGCTCCCAAGGCCGAGGCTCCCAAGGCCGAGGCTCCCAAGGCCGAGGCCGCCAAGCCTGCTGAAGTAAAGCCTGAGGCTGCCAAGGCTGAGGACAAGAAGCCTGAACCAGCGAAGCCTGAAGCCACCAAGGCTGAAGAGAAGAAGCCTGAGGAGAAGCAGCCTGAAGCCCCCAAAGCCGAGGCTCCCAAGGCTGAAGTGAAGCCCGAGGCTGCCAAGGCTGAGGCTGGCAAGGCCGCGGCGCCCAAGGGTGACGTGAAGGCTGACGCCAAGACTGAGGCCGCGGCGCCAGGCTCCCCGCAGACTGAAGCCAAGAAGGGCAAGGCCAAGAAGGGCAAGGCGGAGGCGCCCAAGACCCCCGAGGCAGCACCACCAGCCCCCAAGACCCCCGAGGCGGCACTAACACCACCAGCATCAGCCCCCAAGACCCCCGAGgcggcaccagcaccaccagcaccagcacaaaAGACCccggaggcagcagcagcagcagcaccagcactagCACCAGCCCCTAAGACCCCAGAG gcaccagcaccagcaccagcaccagccccTAAGACTCCAgaggcagcagcaccagcagcaccagcaccaccagcaacagccCCTAAGACCCCAGAGgcaccagcaccaacaccagcacccAAGACCCCGgaggcagcagcaccaccagcaccagcaccagcaccagcaccaacaccagcTCCTAAGACCCCAgaggcagcagcaccagcaccagcaccagcaccagccccAACACCAGCTCCTAAGACCCCAGAGGCAGCAGCACCGGCACCagtaccagcaccagcaccagcagcagtaccagcaccagcaccagcagcagcagcagcaaagacTCCTGAGGCCCCCAAGACCCCagaggcagcaccagcaccatcagCACCAGCCCCTAAGACGCCAGAGGCCCCCAAAACTGCCACCCCAGCCCCCGCCCCCGCAACGTcccaggcagtggtggtggcgccgTCCCAGGCAGTGCTCCCCGTCACCACAAAGGCCCCAGCAGGCCCCGCCCCCGCTCCAGCCCCTGCACAAGCCCCCATCCCAGCTCCAGCCCCTGTAAAAGCCCCCATTCCCGCCCCCGCCCCTGTACCAGCCCCTGCACAAGCCCCCATCCCCGCCCCAGCCCCTGCACCAGTCCCAGTGAAAGACCCCATCCCCGCCCCGGCGCCAGCCCCAGCCCCTGCACAAGCCCCTGTACCAGCCCCTGCACAAGCCCCCATCACAGCTCCTGGTCCCGCCCCAGCAGCACCAGTCAAAGCCCCAGCCCCTGCCCCGGCCCCAGCGCCGACACAAGCTGCCCCGCCCCCTGCTCCAGCGCCAGCACAAGCTGCCCCGGCCCCAGCAGCCCCCATGCCAGCAGCTCCCGCCCCCACTGCTCCAGCGCCGGCACCTGCTGCCCCAGCCCCAGCCCCCCACGCAGCGGCTCCAGCACCAGTCCCCGCGCCCGCGTCAGCCCCACCACCACAGGCCCCTGCAACGGTGACACCAGCTGCCCCCGCCCCGACGCAAGCCCCGTTAGCGCCAGCCCCGGCAGTCCCCGCCCCAGCACAGGCACCAGCCCCAGCCCCCGTGCCGACCCCAGCAGCTGCCCCAGCACAGCCAGCACCAGCTGTCCCCGCGGCGGTGACGCCAGCCGCCCCCGCCCCAGCACAGGCCCCGGCAGCCCCAGCCCCGGCAGCCCCGCGCACCCCACTCACGCCCCCCACCAGCCCCAAGGCGGCGGGCGTGCCCCCCGCACCCCAACCCCAGGCCGCCCACCAGGCGCCCACCAACTTCCCCCAGCCCAGCGCCATGCCTGCGGGGGGCATGGCAAGCACGCCGCCACTCTTCCCCGCCTCCTTCATGTCCCCCTTGggcccctccttcacccccatGACGCCCCAGGCTCCCGCCACGGCCCCCGTCCCTGAGGTGCCCCCCTTCATAGGCATGCAGGCCCCAGCAGCCCCCCAGGTGCCCCAGGGCCTGCCGGGCGGCCCCGCCCCaggcctcttctcctccccagGCCAGGCCCCTGCCGCTGCCCCGGCCCCTGGCCTAGGCTCGCCCCTGGGCTCCATCTTCGGCCAGGCAGGGGGCCAGGCGCCCCAGCAGTTGGCCCCCTCCCCACAGGCTCCCAAGTTCACCACGCCGCCGCCCCTGGGGCCCATGCCCGCCTTCATGAAGCAGGCTAACGGCGCCCCCGCCAGCCAGCAGCAGGCCCCGCCCCAGCCCCCAAAGGCGCCCTGA
- the LOC135096113 gene encoding putative uncharacterized protein DDB_G0271982, whose product EREREREREREREREREREREREREREREREREREREREREREREREREREREREREDYLLYFH is encoded by the exons gagagagagagagagagagagagagagagagagagagagagagagagagagagagagagagagagagagagagag agagagagagagagagagagagagagagagagagagagagagagagagagagagagagagagagagagagagagagagagagagagagagagagaggattatctTTTGTACTTCCATTAG